GGTGCGCTACCGGACTGCGCCACAGCCCCAACGAGAAGAAACTCTAGCACCTTTCGGAGGGGGTCCGTGACCACCCCCCGGGATGCGGTGCTGGTCGGGGGGCGGCCCGGGTCATTCGTTGGCCGCGCGCGGGCGGGTCTCGGGGCCCTGCGGTTCGGCGTACTGGTCGAAGAGCGGGGTCGTGCGGGGCTCGGCGGGGCGGCCCGCGGTCCAGGTGCCGGGGGCCGACAGGTCGAGCCCGCGGGAGACCCGGGGGGCGACCGGCGCGGTCACGTAGGTCGGCAGCGGGACGGGCACCGGCTCCCACGAGTCCGGGCCGGCCGCACCGCGCTCGCGCATGCCGTCGACCCACTCCTCGTGCTCGGTCGCCTCGGCCACCGCGGAGGCGGAGGGCACCGAGACGGTCGCCTCCTCGGGATCCGCGGCCAGCCGCAGGTGCGGGCGGCGTCCGGTCCACTCCTCGGCGGGCGCGGCCGGGGCCGGCTGCGCGGCCGCGGCGGTCTCGGCCGGGCCGCCGTCGGCCGGGGCCTGGGCGCGCTGCTGCTCGCGCTTGCGCAGCCGCTCGGCCGCCTGGGCGGCCCGGACGCGGTCGAGCTTCACCTCGTACCGCTGGCGCTCCAGCTTGCGCAGGTGCCCGATGTACAAGGTGAGGAGGGTCGCCGGGACGGCCGGGACCCAGAGGAAGGCCAGTCCGGCGACCGCCGCGACGACCGCGCCGAGCGCGAAGGCGAGGAAGAGGGCGGTGACCATCCGGCGCCGGCGGGCCAGCAGCCGCGCCCGGCGCTCGCCCCCGGCTCCCGGCGCGGACACCGGCACCGGCCGCTCGGCCGGGCGTTCCACCGGGGGTTCGGGCTCCCGCGCGACGGGGTCGCCGGAGGCGGCCTCGTCCCGTCCGGGAGGGCCGTCGTTGCTGTGCTCGTCGTCACGCGGTTCGTCGCCCAGGGCCCGGGCTGCCCGTCGCTCCAGCGCCGAACGTCCCGCCAGCAGGCGGATGGCGGTGCTGAAGCGTTCCGTCGGGCGCGCCTCGTTGAGTTCGTCCTGCCTGCGGAGCCACATCGGCACCAGATAGGCGGCCCAGGCCCCTACGATGACGGCGTAGATAAGGCCGCTACTGCTCACGATTCACACCGTACGGGCGCCGGGGAAGGCCTGGCAGCAATTTGGCGCGGCGTGTCGTGTGATCAAGCTGATTCTCCGACTATTTTGCCGGCATTTGTGACGGTCCGCCATCGCGTCGATGCCATATCGATATTTCTTTCGAACATATATTCAATTTCTCGGCTCGCGGCCCGAGCTGAGTGCCCGCCAGCGCTCCAGCATCCCCTCCGGCACCTCCTCGTCGGTCAGCGCGTACACCAGGTGGTCGCGCCAGTCGCCGTCGATGTGGAGATAGCGCGGGCGGATTCCCTCCGAGCGGAAGCCGAGCTTTTCCACCACCCGTCGGCTCGGGAGGTTCTCCGGGCGGATGCAGACCTCGATCCGGTGCAGTCCGAGCGTGCGGAAGCAGTAGTTCACCGAAAGCGCCACGGCGGTCGGGATGATGCCCCGGCCGGCCACCGCCTCGTCCACCCAGTACCCGACGTTCGCCGAGCACATCGAGCCCCAGGTGATCCCGCCGACGGTCAACTGGCCGACCAGCTGGCCCTTGTGGAGCACCACGAAGGGCAGCATCCGGCCGGCCGCGGCCTCGCCTCGCAGGAAGCGGACCATCTGCCGGTACGTCGGGCGGGGACCGGCGACCTGACCGGCCGGGCCGGGCGGCACGGTGGCCTCCCAGCGCCGCAGCCAGTCGCGGTTGCGCCGGCTCACCTCCTGCCACTCGCGCTGGTCACGGGCCCGGATCGGGCGCAGCGTGACCTCCCCCTCGTGGAGTTCTACCGGCCAGCCGGCGTTCAGTGCCCTCTCCCGGATGCTGGAGCCCCGGAGGCCGGGGCGTCGGGCCGGGGGTGGTCCCCACCGCCGAGCTGGTCGACGGCGTGGGCGAGCAGCGGTTCCAGCACGGCCAGGCCGTCCTTGACGCCGCCGGTCGAGCCCGGCAGGTTGACGATCAGGGTACGTCCGGCGAGCCCGGCGAGCCCGCGGGAGAGCGCCGAGGTGGGCACCTTCTCCCGGCCGTACGCGCGGATGGCCTCGGCGATGCCGGGGACCGGCCGGTCGATCACCCGGGCGGTCATCTCGGGGGTGAGGTCCATCGGCGAGATGCCGGTGCCGCCGGTGGTCAGCACCACGTCGTAACCGGCCGCCACGGCCTCGCGCAGCACTGCCTCCACCGGCTCCCCGTCCGGGACGACCCGGGGGCCGTCGGCCGTGAAGCCCATCGCGGTCAGGCCGGCCACCAGCAGCGGGCCGCCCTTGTCCGCGTAGACCCCGGCCGAGGCGCGGTTGGAGACCGTCACTGCGAGCGCCCTCATGCGCCCGCCTCGCTTCGCTCGGCAGGCGCTTCGCGCAACCCGCACCTCTCGATGGTGAGCTCGCTTCGCCCGCTCACGCGCCCACCTCCGGCGCGAACCAGTCGCCGCTCTTGCCGCCGGTCTTGCTGAGCACCCGGACGGACTCGATGGCGGCGCCCTTGTCCACGGCCTTGACCATGTCGATCACGGTCAGCCCGGCGACCGCGACGGCCGTCAGCGCCTCCATCTCGACGCCGGTGCGGTCGGCGGTCTTCACGGTGGCGGTGATCTCGACCGCGTCGTCCACGACCGCGAGGTCGACCTTGACGCCGGAGACGGCGATCGGGTGGCAGAGCGGGACCAGGTCCGGGGTCTTCTTGGCGCCCATGATGCCGGCGATCCGCGCCACCGCGAGGGCGTCCCCCTTGGGCACGCCCTCGCCGCGCAGCAGCTCGACCACCTTCGGGGAGACCGTCACCCGCCCGGCCGCGACGGCGGTGCGCGCGGTGGTGGCCTTCTCGGAGACGTCGACCATCCGGGCCGCGCCCTGGTCGTCGACGTGGGTGAGGCGGTCGCCGGGGGGTGTCGTCACGGGTAACTCCAGGGGCGCGCAGGTCGAATACCGCGCTACCGTACCGCTGCTGTTCGCCCGCCCGCTTCCGGGGCACTCCTGACCCGGCGCGCTCAGGAGTCCAGCAGCACCACGTCCACCGCGCTGCCGGCGGGCAGGTCGGTGACGTCCTCGGGGACGGTGATCAGGCAGTCGGCCCGGGCCAGTGCGCCGACCAGGTGCGACTCGGCGCCGCCGACCGGCTCGACGGTGCCGTCGGCCGCCGAGTAGCGGCCGCGCAGGAACTGCCGGCGGCCGGCCGGGGAGCGCAGCGCCGTCGGGCAGAGGGCGCGGACGACCGGGCGGTGCACGTCGGCGGCGCCGAGCATGGTGCGGATGACCGGGCGGACGAAGAGTTCGAAGGAGATGTAGGCGCTCACCGGGTTGCCCGGCAGGGCGAGCAGCGGCACCCCGCTCGCGCCACCGATCCGGCCGAAGCCCTGCGGCTTGCCGGGCTGCATCCGCAGCTTCCGGAAGTCCATCCCGCCGTAGGTCTCGAAGACCTCCTTGACCACGTCGTACGCGCCGACGCTGACCCCGCCGCTGGTGACGATCAGGTCGGCGCGGCCGAGCTGGTCCTCCAGCACGGCGCGCAGCCGCTCGGCGTCGTCCGGGACGGCGCCGACCCGGTAGGCGATGGCGCCGGCCTCCTGGGCGGCCGCGGTGAGGGTGAAGCTGTTGGAGTCGGCGATCTGCCCGGGCCCGACCGGCTCGCCGGGCTGGACCAGCTCGCTGCCGGTGGACAGCACCACGACCCGCGGGCGCGGGCGGACCTTCACGGTGGCCCGGCCGATCGCGGCGAGCAGGCCGAGCTGGGTGGGGCCGAGCCGGGTGCCGGCCTCCAGGACCTTCGTGCCGGCCGCGACGTCGCTGCCGCGGCGGCGGATGTGTGCGCCGTCGGCGACCGGGCGCAGGACGCGGACCTCCTCGTCCGGGACGGGCGCGGTCATCGCGGCGGCGGCCACCCCGGTGCCGGTGCCGCCGTCGGTCCACTCGACCGGGGCGACGGCCCGGGCCCCGGGCGGCAGGGGGGCGCCGGTCATGATCCGGGCGGCCTGGCCGGGGCCGACCCTGGGCAGCTCGCCCGCGCCGGCGGCGATGTCGCCGACCACGGAGAGGACCGAGGGGTAGGCGTCGGTGGCGCCGGTGGTGTCGGCGGTGCGGAGCGCGTAGCCGTCCATCGAGCTGTTGTCGAAGGGCGGCAGGTCGCCGTCGGCGACGACGTCCTCGTCGAGCCGGCAGCCCTGGGCGTCGAGCAGCTGGAGTTCGATCGCGGGCAGCGGGCCGACCGCGGAGAGCACGTCGGCGAGGTGCTCGTCCACGGTCCAGAGGCGGGGCGCCGCCGGTGCCGGGTCCGCTCCTGCGTCGCAGCAGGCTGCGGGCGTGGTGCTGTGCTCGGTGGACCCGGTCATCGGCGGCTCGCTCTCTGTCGTGCGGTCAGTCCTGCATCTCGGAGCCGACGAACTCCCGCAGCCAGGAGCGGAACTCCGGGCCCAGGTCCTCGCGCTCGGCGGCCAGACGGACGATAGCGCGCAGGTAGTCGGCGCGGTCACCGGTGTCGTAGCGGCGGCCCGTGAAGAGCACGCCGTGGACCTGGCCGCCGTCCTCCGGCTCACGGGCGGTGAGCTCGCGCAGGGCGTCGGTGAGCTGGATCTCGCCGCCGCGGCCGGGCGGGGTCTCGCGCAGCACGTCGAAGACCAGCGGGTCGAGGACGTAGCGGCCGATGACGGCGTAGTTCGAGGGGGCCTCGCCGGGCTCGGGCTTCTCGATCAGGTCGGTCACCTGGAAGACGTCCTCGCCGAAGCCGTTCGCCTTGACGGCGGCGCAGCCGTAGAGGTGGATCTGGGAGGGCTCGACCTCCATGAGGGCGACGACCGAGCCGCCGAGCTCCTGCTGCACCTCGATCATCCGGGAGAGCAGCGGGTCGCGCGGGTCGATCAGGT
The genomic region above belongs to Streptomyces sp. 1331.2 and contains:
- a CDS encoding GNAT family N-acetyltransferase, with protein sequence MNAGWPVELHEGEVTLRPIRARDQREWQEVSRRNRDWLRRWEATVPPGPAGQVAGPRPTYRQMVRFLRGEAAAGRMLPFVVLHKGQLVGQLTVGGITWGSMCSANVGYWVDEAVAGRGIIPTAVALSVNYCFRTLGLHRIEVCIRPENLPSRRVVEKLGFRSEGIRPRYLHIDGDWRDHLVYALTDEEVPEGMLERWRALSSGREPRN
- the sepX gene encoding divisome protein SepX/GlpR — encoded protein: MSSSGLIYAVIVGAWAAYLVPMWLRRQDELNEARPTERFSTAIRLLAGRSALERRAARALGDEPRDDEHSNDGPPGRDEAASGDPVAREPEPPVERPAERPVPVSAPGAGGERRARLLARRRRMVTALFLAFALGAVVAAVAGLAFLWVPAVPATLLTLYIGHLRKLERQRYEVKLDRVRAAQAAERLRKREQQRAQAPADGGPAETAAAAQPAPAAPAEEWTGRRPHLRLAADPEEATVSVPSASAVAEATEHEEWVDGMRERGAAGPDSWEPVPVPLPTYVTAPVAPRVSRGLDLSAPGTWTAGRPAEPRTTPLFDQYAEPQGPETRPRAANE
- the moaC gene encoding cyclic pyranopterin monophosphate synthase MoaC produces the protein MVDVSEKATTARTAVAAGRVTVSPKVVELLRGEGVPKGDALAVARIAGIMGAKKTPDLVPLCHPIAVSGVKVDLAVVDDAVEITATVKTADRTGVEMEALTAVAVAGLTVIDMVKAVDKGAAIESVRVLSKTGGKSGDWFAPEVGA
- the glp gene encoding molybdotransferase-like divisome protein Glp — its product is MTGSTEHSTTPAACCDAGADPAPAAPRLWTVDEHLADVLSAVGPLPAIELQLLDAQGCRLDEDVVADGDLPPFDNSSMDGYALRTADTTGATDAYPSVLSVVGDIAAGAGELPRVGPGQAARIMTGAPLPPGARAVAPVEWTDGGTGTGVAAAAMTAPVPDEEVRVLRPVADGAHIRRRGSDVAAGTKVLEAGTRLGPTQLGLLAAIGRATVKVRPRPRVVVLSTGSELVQPGEPVGPGQIADSNSFTLTAAAQEAGAIAYRVGAVPDDAERLRAVLEDQLGRADLIVTSGGVSVGAYDVVKEVFETYGGMDFRKLRMQPGKPQGFGRIGGASGVPLLALPGNPVSAYISFELFVRPVIRTMLGAADVHRPVVRALCPTALRSPAGRRQFLRGRYSAADGTVEPVGGAESHLVGALARADCLITVPEDVTDLPAGSAVDVVLLDS
- the galU gene encoding UTP--glucose-1-phosphate uridylyltransferase GalU, with amino-acid sequence MTTTNSRVPVTKAVVPAAGLGTRFLPATKATPKEMLPVVDKPAIQYVVEEASAAGLSDILMVTGRNKRALEDHFDRAYELEELLARKGDEQRLARVRESVELANMHYVRQGDPKGLGHAVSVAEQHVAGQPFAVLLGDDLIDPRDPLLSRMIEVQQELGGSVVALMEVEPSQIHLYGCAAVKANGFGEDVFQVTDLIEKPEPGEAPSNYAVIGRYVLDPLVFDVLRETPPGRGGEIQLTDALRELTAREPEDGGQVHGVLFTGRRYDTGDRADYLRAIVRLAAEREDLGPEFRSWLREFVGSEMQD
- a CDS encoding MogA/MoaB family molybdenum cofactor biosynthesis protein, coding for MRALAVTVSNRASAGVYADKGGPLLVAGLTAMGFTADGPRVVPDGEPVEAVLREAVAAGYDVVLTTGGTGISPMDLTPEMTARVIDRPVPGIAEAIRAYGREKVPTSALSRGLAGLAGRTLIVNLPGSTGGVKDGLAVLEPLLAHAVDQLGGGDHPRPDAPASGAPASGRGH